The genomic DNA GGCCAAGCAGCAGCAGGACGCAGCGGCGACCGCTGCGATACACAGCACGCGGGGAAGGGTTTGCATGGATCGATTTCCGTTGGGGACGGCAAGCGGCGATCGCAGCTTGAACCGGCGGTCAAAGCGATGCACCGCGTTGGAGGGAGCGCATGCAAATCATAGTTGCCCCGCGGAAGCCGATCAACGATGCGGTCGATCAACCCTATCGATCAAATCAACCTGCGGGTCAGGAAGCGCTCCGTACCAGCGACGATCGCGGTTGATCCCCGCGACTGACACCGGTCCCGGTCCCGAAGGGGCCAGCGGTGAGCGAACCGTGCGGTTGGGCTGCTTCGTTGTCCTGCGGGACAACAACGGTAAAGATCAGGCCATGGTTGGTTTGAACCAAAATCTCGCGTGGTTTCATTTCAGTCGACACGTCTAATTTTCCTTCAATGAAAGGGGGTGGATGAGTCAATCAGCAACGCCATGAAGGAGATGCAAACGCCGTTCCAAGAAGCGTCAATCCTCGCGACATATTTTTTGTGTGAAGAATTGTGTGAAACCGTCACCCCCCTTGCGAAAACCGCACCCAACCGGTGCGGTCCGATTTCCCAAAGCCCCTCGTGCGACAACGCACGTTGACACGATGTCCACTGCGGTTGACGAAACCACGCCCCCATCGGCGACTTTCGCGAAAGATTGCCCCGCATTCCGAAATTGGCATACCAATTGCCTGTGCCGCTCCGTCGCACAATGACAACAGAGCGCACCCAAAAGACACAGGTTACGATGGACGAAAAATTAGAGTCGATATTTTGGAATGTTCAGCAACGCAACCAAGGTGAAGCGGAATTCATTCAAGCGGTCAAAGAAGTCCTGTCGTCGATGGGGCCGGTCCTGGCCAAATATCCCCGGTTTGCCGAACAGAAGATTATCGAACGGATCTGCGAACCGGAGCGGCAGATCATCTTCCGCGTGCCCTGGCAAGACGACCGGGGCGAGGTCCATATCAACCGCGGTTTTCGAGTCCAATTCAACAGCGCGCTTGGTCCCTACAAAGGCGGCTTGCGGTTCCATCCGTCGGTCAACCTTTCGATCATCAAGTTCCTTGGCTTCGAACAGATCTTCAAGAACGCGTTGACGGGAATGCCGATCGGCGGCGCCAAAGGTGGCAGCGACTTTGATCCCAAGGGACGCAGCGATTCGGAAGTGATGCGGTTTTGCCAAAGCTTCATGACCGAACTGTATCGTCACATCGGCGAATACACCGACGTTCCGGCCGGCGATATCGGAGTCGGCAAACGGGAGGTCGGTTACCTGTTTGGACAATATAAAAGGATCTGCAACCGGTACGAGTCGGGCGTCTTGACCGGCAAGGGGCTACGCTATGGCGGCGCCTTGGTGCGGACCGAAGCGACAGGCTACGGGCTGGGCTATTTTGTCCAAGAGATGCTCGCCGCCCGATCCGATTCGCTGCAGGGGAAGACCTGCGTCGTTTCGGGAGCGGGAAACGTTGCGATCTACGCGATCGAAAAGGTGACGGAACTCGGCGGCCGCGTCGTCGCCTGTTCCGATTCCACGGGCGTGATCTACGATCAGGAAGGAATCGACCTGCCGACGCTCAAGCGGATCAAAGAGGTCGAACGGATGCCGATCGAGAAGTATTGCGAGACGCGAAAGCACGCTCAATATCAACGCAAGGGAAACATCTGGCAGATCGAATGCGACGTCGCCCTTCCCTGTGCGACGCAAAATGAACTGACCGGAAAAGATGCGGCTTCGCTGATCCAAAACGGCTGTATCGCCGTCGCCGAAGGAGCGAACATGCCGACGACTCCCCAAGGGATCGAATTGTTGTTGGATTCGAAGGTCGCTTACGCTCCGGGCAAAGCGGCCAACGCCGGCGGCGTTGCGACCAGCGCACTGGAGATGCAGCAAAACGCGTCGCGCGATGCGTGGTCGTTCGAATACACCGACCGCAAATTGGCTCAGATCATGAAAGACATTCACGATCGCTGCATGGAAACCGCCGACGAATTTGGAGCCCCCGGCAATTACGCCCTGGGAGCCAACATCTCGGGATTCATGCGTGTTGCCGATGCGATCCAGTCGATGGGGCTGATCTAGCCGCGCGGCAAACGGTCGAAGTCGATATCGGGTTTCGAACCCGCGTCGGTTTCGCGTTGGAACGTTTGGTCCAACGCGACGTGTGGCGAAAAGAAGCCGCAGTGTTTCATAAAGAAATGGTCGCCGACAGCGCCGCCGGCGTAGTCGAGCCGATGTCGGCCGCGAGCGGTGTTGTCGCCAGTTAACCGAGCGCGGGTGACTTCGTGCCAGTTGCCGTCGACGTCGCAAACCCATTGGTTGCCGTAGTTGGCGGTTCGCGGAAGGGCTCCAAAATCGGGGATGAAGTTTTCCAGAAAGCTGTGGAAGCCGGTCAGGTGACGGTCGGTCTTGGGTCTGCGAAAACTAGCGAGCAACCGCCAAGTCCCCTCCGCTTTGTCGCCAAACCAGGACGTATAGATCGTGTTCCCCTCGCCGTCCGGTTTAACTTCGGTCAGGAAACGATAGGTCGTCCCCGCAGTCCATGGATAGTTCAGGAAGCTTTGGCCCCCCGATCCTTCATTGCCAAAGTCCTTGGCCGTGACGCCCTCCCCTTTCGCCAGCGTCGCGACACGTTGATCTTCGGGAATCTCTTTGGGATCGTCAGTCCGAAAAGGACTCCACACCGAAAATAGCACGCGCCGCTCGCTGGGGCTGTTCACCTGGAAGCCAAAATAACCTTCGCCAAAACCATTGGCCATGTAATAGGCCCCCAACGCGTCCTGCCCTTCGGGGACCGTGATCTCGCTGTAGGCATAGGTCAGATCGATCTTCGCGGGAGTTTCATATTGAAGATGGACCGATGGACCCCGGCGGCCCCAGTAGTACATTTTCCCTTCGTTGTTCTTGACGTAATCGAGTGTCATCCCATCGACGTCCGACTGGACGACCAATTGAGAGACCTCCGCTTTTCCACCACTCGCCTGTAGATCGACGCGCACGTACCCGGCGGCGGCAAGTGAGACCTCGCCCAGCGGATATGCGTTCTCCTCCGCGCCGCGCACCTTCGTTGTCAGTCGATGATCGCCAACGCGAGCTTCGATCGCTGTGTCGCCATCGACGGCGCGAGCTCGCAGGGCAAGCGAGATCACTCCCGGCCGGTCGACATGAAAATAGACCGAATCGGTTGCGTCCCCCTCGCTGACACGAAGTGCTCCGGCGGGCGAAAAGAGCCGCCCACTGCGAGCGACCGGTGCGCGATACGCGTTCCCAGCCAGCGGCACCGTCCAATCGGCAGCTACCGCAACCGTGGCGATCGAGATCACAACGCCAGCAAAGGCCAAACGAGCAGCCAAGCCGAGCGGACGAAACAACGAAGCAAAGTAGTTGGTCATGGGGATCCCGAAGTTCCGATTTCCAGTGAGGTTCGACACAAGTCGCCATGTTGCCCCGCAACTCCGTTCGCATGGGCTGCGTCTTTTTATAGTAGCTAGAGGATCACGCCAACGGAGTCACAGGACCAGGTCGCATCAAAACACCACATCGGTTGAAACCAAACAATCCGATTCCGCGATGCAACAACTGCATCCATGTTGTCGATCCAAGCATTTCCCTGTTTCGATGGGGGTAGGTCCCTTTCTTGCGTCGGTAACGTATTGATGACGTTACGCCGCCAACACGTGCTGTCTCGTTCAATCGATCCGACGCGCGTTCCATCAACGACCCGCAAACGTAATAGGTCAAACCAGCAAAAGATTTTGCCACCGAGGTCACCGAGTCCACAGAGGAAATCGATCAACCACGACAACCCTCTGTGTCCTTGGTGAACTCGGTGGCAAAAAACAACTGCTCCCGCCACCCCATGCGGCAATCGGTGACGAGGGCTGGCGTCTAGGCTTCAGCCGAACCGCGCCTCGGCAAACTAGAACGTAAACAAGCGAAACCTTAGCCACCGAGGTCACTGAGTCCACAGAGGAAATCCATCAACCACCAAACCCTCTGTGTCCTTGGTGAACTCGGTGGCAAAAAACAACTGCTCCCGCCACCCCATGCAGCAATCGGTGACGAGAGCTGGCGTCTAGGCTTCAGCCGATCCGCGCCTCGGAAAACTAGAACGCAATCAAGCGAAACCATAGCCACCGAGGTCACTGAGTCCACAGAGGAAATCCATCAACCACCAAACCCTCTGTGTCCTTGGTGAACTCGGTGGCAAAAAGAACAACTGCCCCCGGCACCCCATGCGGCAATCGGGGACGAGCGCTGGCGTCGAGGCTTCAGCCGATCCGCGCTTCAGCGAACTAGAACGCAAACAAGCGAAACCTTAGCCACCGAGGTCACTGAGTCCACAGAGGAAATCCATCAACCGCGACAACCCTCTGTGTCCTCGGTGAACTCGGTGGCAACCCCCCCCCCCGCCACCCCATGCGGCAATCGGTGACGTGAGCTGGCGTCTAGGCTTCAGCGGATCCGCGCCTCGGCGAACTAGAACGTAAACAAGCGAAACCTTAGCCACCGAGGTCACTGAGTCCACAGAGGAAATTCATCAACCACCACAACCCTCTGTGTCCTCGGTGAACTCGGTGGCAAAAAGAACAACTGCCCCCGCCACCCCATGCAGCAATCGGTGACGAGAGCTGGCGTCTAGGCTTCAGCCGATCCGCGCTTCAGCGAACTAGAACGCAAACAAGCGAAACCTTAGCCACCGAGGTCACTGAGTCCACAGAGGAAATCCATCAACCGCAACAAACCTCTGTGTCCTCGGTGAACTCGGTGGCAAAAAAACGACTGCCCCCGCACCACCTCATGTGGCAATCGGGGACGTGAGCTGGCGTCTATACTTCAGCCGAACCGCACATCGGTGGGAAATGGAAGCGGTAGGGACATCCCCCATGTTTCGTCTTTTCCTCCCTCCAGTATTTCTCTACTCTGCATCCTCCACGGATCTCGCTGCTTCATTCGGCGCCCGATTGGTCTGGCGATCGTTGGATCGATTGCAATGAAAAAGAATATCGAGCAAGGAAGACATGGCCGGCGATTCCCAAAACGATCTCAACAAGATTAATGACCGAGGTCGATGCGTCCCTGCGCCTGTTTCTGCTTGGGCGATCGGTCTGTTGTTGCTGCTCGGTTGCCGGTCTTCCTGGCTTTCCGAGCGATCATTGGAAGACGTGGCATCCAGCTCCGAGGCTGTCGCTCTAGCCGATCTCTCCAGTGACGAACTCGGCTCGCGTGACCCGATCGAGGCGAGCCGAACCGCGTGCGCCCAAGCGGAGAAACTGCGAGCGGATCTGGACCCTCGTTGCACCGCTCATTATCTCGCCGCCAATCGCCTGGCGTGGAAAACGGTAAACCACGCTTCCCTTGCCGATGACGCGCAACGCAACCTCGCCGCGGAGCTGTATCACGAAAGTCTGCGTGGATTGATCGAGTCGGCGCAACAATTTGGACAGATCGATCCGGTCCATGGCATTCGCTTGACCACCGAAGAGGGCGATGTGACTATCCCGATCGTTTACGACGGTTTCGCCTGGAAACCGGAGGATTTCAATTGCTGGATTCCGGTCGATGAGTATCAGGATGAGCATTTGACCCACCAACACCGGCGCTCGGGTTGGGGAGTTCCGCTGGTGGTGCTGCGGCAACGGGATCAGCAAGAACGCTTCATGATCCCGCAATTGCCCTTCGCGGCGACTGCGATGCTTCGAAACCTGCCGGTCGATGGCGATCGCGAATCCGATGAAGCCCCGCCGAATCAAGTCCTGGAGGTTTTCAATCCGCTTGTTCACTCCGAGCTGGCGAAAGACGACGGAGGTGAAACTCCATTGGCGGCTGACCTTTCGGCGCCCATTGCTTGGTTAAACAACAACACGCCCCATCTCAATTACGAAGGCTTCATGCATCCCGATCGACTGCACCGAAGTGGTCAGTTGATCATGCTTGAGCCCTACCAGCCGGGCAAGATCCCGTTGGTTTTTGTCCATGGATTGGCTTCCGATCCACTCACTTGGATCGGATTGATCAACGAACTCCGCACGGCCGACTGGGTCAATTCGCGTTACCAGATCTGGTTGTTCGGCTATCCAACCGGCCGTCCATTCCTTCGTTCCGCTGCCGATTTGCGACGCGAGTGCAGCGAGGCGATCGCGTCATTTACGAAAACGACCGCCGACCCCGCACTCCATCGCAGTGTCATCATCGGCCACAGCATGGGAGGTTTGCTAACGAAACTGCAAGTCGCCCCGAGTGGAACATCGCTTTGGAAGTCGTTTGCCAAGCGGCCGATCGAGTCGTTGCAGGCGGACCCGCAGATGCACGAGTACCTCTCGGAGCTGTTCTTCTTTGAGCCATCGCCGTTTGTGGAGCGAGCCATTTTCATCGGCACGCCGCATGGAGGTTCGCCTATCGCGGATGAATGGATCGGTCAATTCGCCTCACTTCTCGTCTCACGTTCCCACGATTTCTCCGACGAGTACGATGCGTTCCTGGCTCGCAATCGCGAGGCGATCACTCCGTTCTATTCAAAACATATTCCAACAAGTGTTCACATGCTGGAACCGGAGGATCCAACCCTGCAGGCGATGAGACAATTACCACTTGCCCCTCACATCCGTCTGCATTCGGTGATCGGTAACGGCCACAAAATGCTGATCGGTGGGCCCGCCGATGGCGTCGTTCCGGTCGTGAGTGCTCGGCACCACGGTGCGGATAGTGAGCGGATTGTGGCGACAACCCATCGGCGATTGCAAAGCCATCCCGATACGGTTGAGGAAGTGCTTCGCATCCTGCAACTGCATCTGGACGAACCAGCTGAAAACTCGGCCCCCCAACCGCAGCTAGCCGAAGGTCTCACTCAGTCGGCAACTCGGTAGCGAATCGCTCTGCAACAAATCGCGTGCTACCCGTGCTGACACAGTCGGTGTGGCAGCCCACGCACTCACCTGGCTTGGCAATACCCGGAATCGGTTGGCGACGCATAACGTAGCGGATGTCGTCAAGACGATCGGATACGACTGCAGCCATTGCGCACCAATCCCGGCAGGGACGACAGCACGTAGCACACAGCGCGAGCCACTGGACCATCCACAATGGCGAAGCCATGGCAGCATAGAGCCTGGGACGCAAGTCCCAGGTGACAGCATTGACGATACAAACCAAAGTCGCGAAGCGACGACAGAATTAGTCCAACCGTCGCGTCCAAGCCCCGGCAGGGATCACAGCACGTACCCCATGGCGTGAGCCACTGGACCGTCCACGCCGCAAGCCCATCAAAAGCCCCGGTGGCGCGGCAGCGATGCACCTCAAACGTCCTGCCCGCGAATAACGTAAATCACGCGAATGCCATCCTCCGCTCGCAAGCTGCGTTAGGCAAACCTTCGAAACGAGCCCGCCCCACTTTCTGATTTTTCCAAGTTCAAACCGGCAAAAGCCTTAGCCACCGAGGTAAATGAGTCCACAGAGAAAATCCCTCATCCGCTCCAAACCTCGGTGCCCTCGGTGAACTCGGTGGCAAAAACAACAACTGAACACCGGAACCCCATGCGGCAGTCGAAGACCTGAGCTGGCGTCTAGGCTTCAGCCGATCCGCACTCAGGCCAACCAGCTCGCAATCCGCACAACGGCAACCCAGCACGCACAATGGCGAAGCCATGGCAGCATAGAGCGTGGGACGCAAGTCCCAGGTGCCAGTACCGAGGATACAAACCAAAGTCGCAAAGCGACGACAGAATTAGCCCAGCCGTTGCGTCCAAGTCCCGGCAGGGACGACAGCAGGTTGGCCGTGGCGTGAGTCCGCCGCAAGCCCATCAAAAGCCCCGGCGGGGCGAGAGCAAGGTACCTCAAACGTCCTGGCCGCGAATCACGCAAACGCTACCATCCACTCGCAAGCTGCGTTATAAAAGCCAGCAAAACGAGTCCGCCTCCCTTTTCCGACGTCGCTCGTGTGAACGAGCCACTGACTGAAAAGGAGTTCAAGGAAGTGCGGTGGGCCGTTCGTCGCGGCAACCCATTCGGAGAAGAGACATGGGGTGAGTCGTTTGCCCGGCGGCTCGACCTCGAATCGACTTTACGTCCTCGAGGACGCCCACGGAACCTGCCTGCGAACCCCGACAAACTCGAAAAATAGTCCTGCCCCTTTTGCTGAAAAGATGCAACGGTGAATCGTCGATCCAAAAGAACCATTGTCACACTGCCGAAGCGTTGGGGCAGCAGTTTGCTTTTGGTTGCCATAGCGCTGTCCTTATTCGGATTTCCGTTCCTCATCTATGGTGATCCCCAAGGGCCTGATGCGACGGTCTTTATGCTGTCATTGACCTATGTGCCGGGCCTCTTCCTCTTGGTAGCCGTAGTCGCCTTGTTTCGTTTGCGAGTCGAGCTTGAGGGGCGACGGAATTCGGGGTCCATTCGGCTGCAGCTCCCCAAACATGGCAAGCTGCCATGGACTCCGTGGATGGTTCATGTGCGGGAGATTCCCGCAATGGAGATCTCCCGTGTCGACGAAGTGCTCGAGGCGCATCCGACAGAGCCCGATCGAATCTCAAGGCGCTACATTCTCCGCACCGAACAAGGTGATTACTATTTCACTTCGCTCTGGTTTTCAAATATCGAAAAGTTTCGACAGTGGTGCAAGCAAAGCAAAATCCCAATCGGAGAAGTTTCAACAGCGCAGCTTGCCGACACGGAACGGGGCGACGCGACAGTCCCACCAGCGGGCGCATGGGCGGTTCGATCGATCGGACAGATTTTGAAAGCGATCGCCTTCTTGATGTTGTTGGCGAGCATCATCTCGCTGTTTTTTGTCGACGCAGAGGGGCGTTGGATCGCAGTTCAAGCGTTTGTATCCGCTGGCGCAGTGCTAGGTATTGCCGTTCACTTAACAAAATACCGGCGGCTGAAATAGCAGTAAATCGCAGTCGCAAGCGGCAGCAGAAACGACTGTTGCCCAGTGGTATCGTCACTAAAAGTGATTTTTAACGCGGAAACGAAAAGAGGTCGCGTGATATCTCGCTGACGCGTGGATCCCTTCCCCCTGGCTATTCTCTTTAGCTGCTTCGCAGTCAGGAGGCGGCTCTCCTATTCCCGCGCCACAGCGCGGCGGGCGTTCATCGCATCGAGTTGTTGTTGCAGGGTTTCTCGCAACTGGGCAGCGATCTCCGCGTGCGACTGGCTGAGGTCGTTTGCTTCGGAGATATCCGCTTCGACGTCGTACAGTTCCACGCGATCGTCTTCAGCGAAGTGAATTAGCTTGTAGTTACCTTTGCGCAGCGCGGACTGAGGTCGCGTCTTGCTGGTGGTGAAATCATCGACGCCAATCTTGTCGATGGCCTTCGAAAATGTTTTTTCAGGATGATAGTAGGGAAAGTGCCAGAGCAAATGGCGGTTCGGCTTCCAACTTGGCTCCCTCAGCACCCGCTGCATATCGATACCGTCCACGCCTCTTGCATCGCCGCCTGCGAGGCTGACAAATGTCGGCGACAGGTCGTATCCAATCACCGGCGTATCACTGGTAACGCCTGCGTCAATCTTTCCCGGCCACCTGGCAATCATGGGAATACGTATGCCGCCTTCATACAGGTTCCATTTCGATCCACGCAGCGGCGCGTTGGCACAATACTCGGGGTGGCCACCGTTGTCGGACATAAAGAACACCAACGTGTTTTCTCGCTGTCCCGACTGATCGATGGCATCCAAGATCGTTCCCACGTGGTGATCAAGCGTCTCGACAAACGCCGCGTATTCCAGCCGTTGTCTGCGATGCTTGGCGTCGGGGGGCAGGTGACGTTCGTATTTTTCGACCAGCCAACGGCAGCGAGTCTTCACGGGAGTATGCACATAAAAGGATGAGGCCATCAAGAAGTAGGGCTTGGTGGCGTCGGCTTGCCTTCGGATAAAATCGGCCGTCCGCTGGATCATCGAATCCCGAGGGAGCACGCCACCGGGGGCGGGTGAGGGAGGATGTTTTTTGTCCCACGCATAAGGGTGATCGCCAAAGTCTTCGCCGGCGACCGCAAATCCCTGTTGTTTCGGACCGAAATCGGGGTGCCAGGCGAGGTAGCGTCGCTGGTAATGCTGACTGACGTGCCACTTGCCAAAGAAGGCTGTTTGATAACCAACCGCCGCCAGTCGCTCGGCGATCGTGACTTCCGCGGTCGGCAGGTTCAGCGTCAGTTCGGGCGTCAAAAGCGGCACATCGATATCGAGCGACTGCCGCCCCGGAGTGTTTTTGGTGACAAACTCAAAGCCCAAACGAGCCACCGTCTTTCCCGTCAGAATGCTGGCTCGTGCGGCCGAACAGATCGGGGCAGGGGAGTAGCCAGCGGTAAACCGCAGCCCCTCAGCAGCCAGACGATCAAGGTGCGGAGTGTGGTGATAACGGTGCCCGTAGCAATGCAGGTCGGACCAACCCAGATCATCCACAAGGATGAAAACGATGTTCGGTTGGTGAGCCTCCGCGGCCTGTGCAGGCGAACTGAAAAAGAACAACAGCATCGACAGCAGAAACAGTGAGGTAGCTTTCATGGTGATAGTTCGGTTGTCGATTGAAACGTTTAACCCGTAGCCGCAGGCGTCGGCGAATACGCTCATCGCGGTTTCTGCGAGGCGACGTTTTGCAAGTGGATTATGGTATCACAAACCGTTAAAGAACGGCGAGTTATGCAACGGCAGATATTCAATATCGACTCCCGTAGTTCGGCTGGATATCTAGCTGCGGAGCGGCGGTCGCATCAAGCCTGGATCGCGGTTTGCCTATTCCACAGACAGGAGCGGTGACCCTTCTCGCAAGTGGGCATAGAAAGCTCCGGCGTTGGCCACCGGAACGAGGCGGGGTGACCGAAATTGGCCCAAACGCCAGCGTCTAGGATCAGGCTCTCTGCTCCCACAAACTTGTTTCGAGAGAGAACGAATGGGCATGAGGGGGCCTAGATCTATTCAGAAAAAATTGCTTTGGATGGCAATGCTCGCAAGCGTTATCCACGCGCAGATAGCTCGGATCTCCTTGCCGCCGGGGCCAGGATTGAGGTGTGATGAGACCGACCATTCCTAACCGGTAAACTGCTTTTTGCGGACGCAATGTATTAGGAATTGTCGCGAAAAAAGGTAAAGAAACGTCTCGCCGATAGCATTGTTTGATTGCGGCCCCACAGCGTTCTCTACCGATACCTCAAAGGTAGTCATCGTTGCTTAAAGGAGACGTCGAATGTACTGCAGTGAGTGCGGATGCGAAGTGAATGGGAAGTTCTGCTCGAACTGTGGCACTCGCGTGCAACTCGGTGAGGTGCCCGAGGTGTTTGACTGGCGTCAGTCTTATGACTTTGAGCGGATCACCCAAAGCGCCGAAGTCAATCAACGCGTGACGCAGGCGAAAGCGGGCGCGGGCAGGGACACTAGTTCACTCCTACTCGACTTGATCGATGCTGTGGCCTCGCCGATGATGGGGGGAATCTCAAGCCTTGCGATCGCCAAAGCCTCGCAACCTCTCACAGCGAAACTTGGCTTCAAGACGGGGAAAGAACGCCGGGAGTTCGTGACGCTACCGCCTGGAGAAGTGCTAGCGAATCTCGCAGTGACGCTGGCGTCGATCGAGCACTCGATCACATGCGTCACCTTTGGCGATAACCACTGCCACATCCGGGCAACGCTTCCTCCGGACCTCCGCGCGATGGAAGTGCGTCTTTCGGTAAACATTGATGGTGCCGAGCAGGGCATGTGGATCACGGCAACCGCAGAAGCGGAAGGCCAATGGTATGATTGGGGGAAATGCCAATCACAGCTGGATCGATTGTTCACCGGCCTGCGAGCCGCCTAGCTTCGTCCCCGGCGAGTCGCGCACCGCAGTGCAAGTCCGAAATCTTCTCGGAGCCACACTGGCCTTCTATCCTTAAAAGACACCAAGCCCCCAACACGATGACGAGGCAAACGCGATCTACCACGCACTGAACCGCGGTAATTCCCGAACCAACGCATAAGAGTCCTGCACCACTTTCTGATTTTTCCGAGTTCAAACCGGCAAAAGCTTTAGCCACCGAGTCCACCGAGTCCACCGAGGAAATCGATCAACCACCTCAACCCTCTGTGGACTCGGTGAACTCTGTGGCAAAACCAACAACCGCCCTCCGGATTCCCTCGGAACCACATCCGGCAGTCGGTGACTTAAGCTGGCGTCTAGGCTTCAGCCGATCCGCGCACTGGCCAACATGCTCGCAAACCGCACAATGGCCAACCAGCACGCAAACCGCGCACTGGCGTACCAGTACGCAATCCGCACAATGGCGAAGCCATGGCAGTATAGAGCCTGGGACGCAAGTCCCAGGTGACAGCACCGACGATACAAACCAAAGTCGCAAAGCGACGACATAATTAGTCCAGTCGTCGCGTCCAAGTCCCGGCAGGGATCACATCACGCACCCCGTGGCGTGAACCATGGGACCATCCACGCCCAAGCCCATCAAAAGCCACGGCCGGGCGACAGCAATGTACCTCACATGTCCCGCCCGCGAACCACGCGAATGCCATCATCCGCTCACAAGTACGTTGTACAAACCTGCGAAACGAATCCGCATCTTTTCCTGAGTTGCCCCGGATTAGGCCAGCGTCTTCAGGAATGATTGACTTTCCGCCCGCCGCGTGCCACGATTGAAGAACAAACTTTACGAAAGCCCGACGTTGGAGCGAAGCGATGGCACTCGAAATCCCTAGCGAATATGAAGGCGTTCTTAACGACGCTGTCGCAAGCGGTGCGTTTGCGACGCCCCAGGATGCGTTGCGTCATGCACTGGCGACTTTTGCAAAAGAGCGTGCTAGTGAAGCGCGGCAGCCGTCGACAGAGACACCGCCTCGCCTAAAGCGCCAGACGTCCAAGGCAACTGATATTGACGAATTAGCGAGGAAGCAAGGCGTGCCGCCTTTGAAGGACTTCCGACAACTCGAAGCGAGCTTTTGGCCTGCCGATGAATCGGTCGACGACTTCATTCAGGCAATTCGAGAAGGGCACCAAGACGACGGAGCACGGACGCGATAATGTCAGCTCTTGTTGTCGACACCGACGTCGTTTCTTTAGGCTTCCGTCAGTCCGACAACTTTGTCCATCACTACGGACCGGCTCTGGTAGGCTCCCGACTGATCGTCTCGTTTATGACGATCGCTGAGCTGGCTTTTGGTGCCCTGAATCGCCAGTGGGGACCAAGGAAATGTCAGCAGTTATCTGAGTACATGAATCGGCACTATGTTCGCTTCGACCAAACCGAGCCAATGTGCCAGATCTGGGCCGAATTGTGCTGGGAGGCGAAAACTCGCGGGCGAGTGCTGCGAACTGCCGACGGCTGGGTTGCTGCAACAGCCGTCTATTTGAATCTGCCCCTTGTGACCCACAATGCTCGGGACTTCAATTATCTACCTCAACTGCAACTGATTACCTTCCCGTCGACTGGATAAGCTAGGGCACATAAGCGTTTCACCATAACCCCGAAGCCCATCAAAAGCTCCAGCGAGGCGACAGCAATATACCTCAGCCGTCCTGCCCGCGAATCACTCAAACGCTACCATCCACCCGCAAGCTGCGTTATAAAAGCCAGCAAACCAGTCCGCCCCAATTCTCCAACTTCAAACCGTCAAAAGCTTTAGCCACCGAGGTCACTGAGTCCACAGAGGAAATCGATCAACCACCTCAACCCTCTGTGGACTCGGTGAACTCTGTGGCAAAACCAACAACCGCCCTCCGGATTCCCTCGGCACCCCATCCGGCAGTCGGTGTCCCGAGCTGGCGTCTAGGCTTCAGCCGATCCGCACACTGGCCATTCAGTACGCCTAACCGCACATCGGCGAACCAGCACACAATCCGCACAACGGAAACCCAGCACGCACAATGGCGAAGCCATGGCAGCATAGAGCCTGGGACGCAAGTCCCAGGTGACAGCACCGACGATACAAACCAAAGTCGCAA from Rosistilla carotiformis includes the following:
- a CDS encoding zinc ribbon domain-containing protein is translated as MYCSECGCEVNGKFCSNCGTRVQLGEVPEVFDWRQSYDFERITQSAEVNQRVTQAKAGAGRDTSSLLLDLIDAVASPMMGGISSLAIAKASQPLTAKLGFKTGKERREFVTLPPGEVLANLAVTLASIEHSITCVTFGDNHCHIRATLPPDLRAMEVRLSVNIDGAEQGMWITATAEAEGQWYDWGKCQSQLDRLFTGLRAA
- a CDS encoding PIN domain-containing protein, which translates into the protein MSALVVDTDVVSLGFRQSDNFVHHYGPALVGSRLIVSFMTIAELAFGALNRQWGPRKCQQLSEYMNRHYVRFDQTEPMCQIWAELCWEAKTRGRVLRTADGWVAATAVYLNLPLVTHNARDFNYLPQLQLITFPSTG